Below is a genomic region from Mustela lutreola isolate mMusLut2 chromosome 1, mMusLut2.pri, whole genome shotgun sequence.
GCACACCCAGGCCCCAGGTGTCTTCTCATGAACCCTCAACCCCATCAGGACTCAGGTGATCATTCAtgcattcagtcattcaacagacatttgataagtgcctactatgtgtcatGCATTATTTGAAGTCACAGCAGTGACCAAGAGAGATAAGGTCTGTGCTGTCTTGGAACCTACCCCATGCAGCTGTTTCCCCCCACCAGATTAACCCCTTTCCAAGGCTCAGGAGCTTACTCCTCCCATTCGGGTACGTTCTCCATTGCTTGGCTTTTCACACTCCCTTAgtgtttcttcccctttccctcaggTGGTCTCCTCTTCTTCCATCCCATGCACCTCCTTTTCCTCGGGCCCTACCTCCCAGGCCTTAGTTGAATCAGTTGGTGTATGTTCTCGGTCTCTGGGAAAAGCCTCTTTTTCCCAGAACATAGTGATCCCTTCCAAAGTCAGTTATGTCCCCCAGGTGTGTtagtccccgcccccccccatacACCTGGGCATCAGGTGTGTCCTCATCCTTCCCCAAGGCTCAGTGGCATCTTCCCTTAGGGCAGGTTCGTGCGTTCAACTTCCCCTCGCCCAAGTATGTCCTTCTCACCTCCGGCCGGGCCGCTCTTCCCCTCAGGGCGCCAGGCCCGGGCCGCGCGGGGACCTCGGGCTCCAGTTCCCGTCGCGATCCTAGCAGCAGGTCAGGAACTCGGCGGAAGTGACGTCCCCTCCCGGGCAGAAGAAGCCGGCCACGTCGCAGATTATAAGGGCGGAAATGACGTTTAGCCGGGGCATGGCGATCCTTGAGCCAACCCCCTCAGTCCCTGGGGAGCTGGGAGAGATCACTTCCGGGGCGTTACCGAGTGGCTGTAAGGAAGTGACGTATGAGACCTGGTGGCGCGATGgagccacagcagcagcagcagcaactgaGGAACGTGAGTGGGTGCTAAGTCGCTGCAGGCCCATAGGTTCAGCTAGGATCCTTGCCCATTTGGCTGGACTTCGGAAGGCTGGGAACGTCGGGCTGTGGCGCGCGGTCCTGGGAAACTCGAGCAACGAGGCCTCCAGGAGCCCCCTCTTTGCTGAGTTCTTTGTCCCCTTTTCTCCTAGTTGCGGGACTTCCTGTTGGTCTACAATCGGATGACCGAACTCTGCTTCCAGCGCTGCGTGCCCAGCCTGCACCACCGAGCTTTGGATGCTGAGGAGGTTAGGTGGGGAACTCTGTAGGGAGGTTCGCGGTAGTCTGTTCCCAACCCCGACTTCCCTTGCCTCGGGCTCTGGCCTTTCCACGACCCAACTTGCCCCTAGGCTagggatgggaaggaaggagacGGACCCGACAGGACACCTTTGGCCTCTGCTTTACCCTTTCTTCTATCCAGGAAGCCTGTTTGCACAGCTGTGCTGGGAAGCTGATCCATTCCAACCACCGCCTCATGGCCGCTTATGTGCAGCTCATGCCTGCTCTGGTACAGCGCCGCATCGCAGACTACGAGGCTGCCTCACCTGGGCCAAGTGTTGCTGCTGAACAATCCGGAACCTCACCATCAGGCAGCTAGCCCTCTCAACTCCAGGAAGGGAGGCACTGGATGGACCCTCAAGTTGAAGGAGCCAGTGGACCTTGGGCTGGATGCAGCCTGTATATAGAGCGAGGGGTTACCTGAGAGCTGGGTACTATTGCTCCTTTTCCCGGAGCCAATAAACCCGCTTTTACTCTTTTTGGTTTATGTCCTGGTCGGGGAAGGTTTGCCCACTTTATTGGCATCATCCTTTATTCTGTTAGCTAGCACATATCGGTTGGCTTCAGCCCTGGCAGTGGAGAAATTGCTGTCTGTGTGTAGAAGGAAAACCTCAACATTCCCAGGCACCTGGTTATAGCAAGGTCTGTGGGTAAAATTTTAATGTTAGTGACATCAACAGGAAGCTGGTTTCTGCCCAGATGGCAGAGAAAATGAGACCTCTTTCTAGCTCTCCTTCACTTAAACCTGTCTGACTTAAATGGCTCATTTGTGAGCCAGTGTGCAGTCATTCATAACTCTTTTTGTGGACTCTAAGGAA
It encodes:
- the TIMM10B gene encoding mitochondrial import inner membrane translocase subunit Tim10 B encodes the protein MRPGGAMEPQQQQQQLRNLRDFLLVYNRMTELCFQRCVPSLHHRALDAEEEACLHSCAGKLIHSNHRLMAAYVQLMPALVQRRIADYEAASPGPSVAAEQSGTSPSGS